A DNA window from Acidobacteriota bacterium contains the following coding sequences:
- a CDS encoding SagB/ThcOx family dehydrogenase: MTPLPTLCVPMLEALTDWRSAPEVLAGCPELGSLESTTQLLTLLADASILDRTTDPIRDLSVWAPWSPEAVAFHFATKDGSYPDDLIAYEQVLRAKAVVEPPPPACKKIAGSRTRLASKDLATPVTKTLHERRTWRNFGAGSLQREALEALLFHTWGVQAWGNVPGQSRVPLKTSPSGGARHSIEAYVAVLDVNGLEPGWYHYDAEAHELVGVRSGCQPAELVHCLAGQNYFRGAAAAIVMCPVFARAMWRYPFSRVYRAVLIEAGHLGQSFCLLATEMGLAPFCTMAFREAEIESILGLDGVTECPIYVVGVGIQAADRRRHPGGMSE, from the coding sequence GCGATCGGCGCCAGAGGTGCTCGCCGGCTGCCCGGAACTGGGCTCCCTCGAATCGACCACGCAACTGCTGACGCTGCTCGCCGATGCCTCGATCCTCGATCGCACCACCGATCCGATCCGGGATCTCAGCGTCTGGGCGCCCTGGAGTCCGGAGGCCGTGGCGTTCCACTTCGCGACCAAGGATGGCTCGTATCCAGACGACCTGATCGCGTACGAGCAGGTGCTGCGGGCCAAGGCGGTGGTCGAGCCACCACCACCCGCGTGCAAGAAGATCGCCGGGAGTCGAACTCGCCTGGCATCAAAGGACCTGGCCACGCCGGTCACGAAGACCCTGCATGAACGCCGGACGTGGCGCAACTTCGGCGCCGGCAGCCTTCAGCGCGAGGCGCTCGAAGCACTGTTGTTCCATACGTGGGGCGTGCAGGCGTGGGGCAACGTGCCGGGGCAAAGCCGCGTGCCGCTGAAGACCTCGCCTTCGGGCGGTGCGCGGCACTCCATCGAGGCGTACGTCGCGGTTCTGGACGTCAACGGGCTCGAGCCTGGCTGGTATCACTACGATGCGGAAGCGCATGAACTGGTGGGTGTGCGCAGCGGATGTCAGCCCGCCGAACTGGTGCATTGCCTGGCCGGTCAGAACTACTTTCGTGGGGCGGCTGCGGCGATCGTCATGTGCCCGGTGTTTGCCCGCGCCATGTGGCGTTACCCGTTCAGCCGCGTGTATCGGGCCGTGTTGATCGAGGCCGGCCATCTTGGGCAGTCCTTTTGTCTGCTGGCGACAGAGATGGGCCTGGCGCCCTTTTGCACCATGGCGTTTCGCGAGGCGGAGATCGAATCCATACTGGGCCTCGATGGCGTGACCGAATGTCCCATCTATGTTGTTGGCGTTGGCATCCAGGCCGCCGACCGGCGCCGGCACCCGGGCGGAATGTCGGAGTGA